Proteins encoded by one window of Haematobia irritans isolate KBUSLIRL chromosome 2, ASM5000362v1, whole genome shotgun sequence:
- the LOC142224999 gene encoding uncharacterized protein LOC142224999, which yields MANPGGSSSTSMEISRVAIKAPPFWQSDPLLCFKQMESQFIMAGVTQDSTKFHTIVASIESNILEKVHDIIINPPAENMYGTLKDKLVSCFSDSEEKRLKKQLTNVELGYKKPSELLNGMRSLAQAILSVSDDSLEKLSTVADKISDCNESKVYAITPSRSRLDDIEKKLESLCAKMESFGNNQYIGKLNAAPSILTDDCSQEICRLFVRDVKSKIWFLVDTGADLTVYPVSKLQRKQPPGKLVLYAANKTSIPTFGSKSLTIDLGMNRTFQWNFVIADVEKPIIGSDFLGKYGLLIDIKNNSLIHPKSKLCCKGSSASMDDIFVSHVSFSKEFSPIIQEFVDLTKINFHAKAKHSVEHNIETTSRPPVFCKPRRLSPEKLLIVKQEFEEMVKLGICRPSNSRWASPLHMVKKASGEWRLCGDYRGLNARTIPDRYAVPHIHDFGALLNGKKIFSTIDLVKA from the exons ATGGCAAACCCAGGAGGAAGTTCTTCAACATCAATGGAAATTTCTCGTGTAGCAATTAAGGCTCCACCATTTTGGCAATCGGACCCATTGCTATGTTTCAAGCAGATGGAATCTCAATTCATAATGGCTGGTGTTACTCAagattctacaaaatttcatacgattGTCGCATCAATTGAAAGCAACATCTTGGAAAAAGTGCATGATATTATCATAAACCCACCAGCTGAAAATATGTATGGAACATTGAAAGATAAATTGGTAAGCTGTTTTTCAGATTCTGAAGAAAAACGTTTAAAAAAGCAGTTAACGAACGTTGAACTTGGATACAAGAAGCCGTCTGAGCTATTAAATGGAATGAGGTCTCTAGCTCAAG CAATCCTTTCCGTTAGCGATGACAGTTTGGAAAAGCTTTCCACCGTGGCAGACAAAATATCTGATTGCAACGAGTCTAAAGTATATGCGATTACACCGTCTAGAAGTCGTCTAGATGATATTGAGAAAAAGCTAGAAAGTCTATGCGCAAAGATGGAATCTTTTGGAAAT AATCAATACATCGGAAAACTAAATGCCGCACCGTCCATATTGACAGACGATTGCAGCCAAGAGATTTGTCGCCTGTTTGTTCGAGATGTGAAGTCGAAAATCTGGTTTTTGGTAGACACAGGAGCAGATTTGACAGTTTATCCTGTATCAAAATTACAACGCAAGCAACCCCCTGGCAAGTTAGTTCTATATGCTGCCAACAAAACGTCTATTCCAACATTCGGATCGAAATCATTAACCATAGATTTGGGTATGAATCGGACATTCCAATGGAACTTTGTTATTGCTGACGTTGAGAAGCCTATTATTGGATCAGATTTTCTTGGTAAATATGGTTTATTAATTGATATCAAGAACAATTCTTTAATACATCCGAAGTCGAAGTTGTGCTGCAAAGGGTCCAGTGCTTCAATGGATGACATTTTCGTATCGCATGTTTCATTTTCGAAAGAATTCTCGCCGATAATTCAAGAATTTGTAGACTTgacgaaaattaattttcatgcAAAAGCAAAACATTCAGTTGAGCATAACATAGAGACAACCAGCAGACCACCAGTTTTCTGCAAACCTCGCCGTCTTTCACCAGAGAAGTTATTAATAGTGAAGCAGGAATTCGAGGAAATGGTGAAACTCGGAATATGCAGACCATCGAATAGCCGTTGGGCTAGTCCACTTCACATGGTGAAGAAAGCAAGTGGTGAATGGCGCCTTTGTGGAGACTACCGAGGTTTAAACGCTCGAACTATTCCTGACCGATACGCTGTTCCGCATATTCACGACTTTGGAGCTCTTCTAAATGGCAAGAAAATTTTCAGCACTATTGACTTGGTGAAAGCATAA